One part of the Vicia villosa cultivar HV-30 ecotype Madison, WI linkage group LG6, Vvil1.0, whole genome shotgun sequence genome encodes these proteins:
- the LOC131610862 gene encoding zerumbone synthase produces the protein MLRICLRKNLHYARPLFTESFYRLSSTQPERKLQDKVALITGGASGIGRAAATKFINNGAKVIIADIDEQYGRETAKELGPNATFVTCDVTKESDISNAVDFAISEYKQLDIMYNNAGIPCKTPPSIIDLDLESFDKVMDINVRGVMVGIKHAARVMIPRGIGSILCTASVTGVMGGMAQHTYSVSKFAVIGIVKSLASELCRHGIRVNCISPIAIPTPFVMNEMNQIYPHLESERLVEIVRNVGVLKGANCEPNDVANAALYLASDDARYVSGHNLVVDGGLTSFKSLEFPAPDQVQ, from the exons ATGTTAAGAATTTGCTTAAG GAAAAATCTTCACTATGCAAGGCCTTTGTTTACTGAGAGTTTCTATAGGTTATCGTCTACTCAGCCCGAAAG GAAGTTACAAGACAAGGTGGCACTGATAACCGGGGGAGCTAGTGGAATAGGAAGAGCAGCCGCAACAAAATTCATCAATAATGGAGCAAAAGTAATCATAGCTGATATCGACGAACAATATGGCCGAGAGACTGCAAAGGAATTAGGACCTAATGCTACTTTCGTAACTTGCGACGTTACGAAAGAATCAGACATATCGAATGCGGTGGATTTTGCTATTTCTGAATACAAACAGCTTGATATTATGTATAACAATGCAGGAATACCCTGCAAAACTCCTCCGAGCATTATTGATCTTGATCTAGAGTCGTTTGATAAAGTGATGGACATTAATGTTCGCGGAGTTATGGTTGGAATCAAGCATGCCGCACGCGTGATGATCCCGCGTGGAATTGGATCCATTCTATGCACTGCTAGTGTCACTGGTGTGATGGGAGGGATGGCACAGCATACGTATTCGGTATCGAAGTTTGCGGTGATAGGCATTGTTAAATCTCTAGCTTCAGAGCTATGTAGGCATGGAATACGAGTCAATTGCATTTCGCCTATTGCCATACCTACTCCTTTCGTCATGAACGAAATGAATCAGATTTATCCGCATCTTGAGTCTGAACGACTTGTAGAAATTGTTCGTAATGTTGGTGTACTAAAAGGAGCAAATTGTGAACCTAATGATGTTGCTAATGCTGCACTTTACCTTGCGTCCGATGATGCTAGGTATGTTAGTGGACATAATTTAGTTGTGGATGGAGGTTTGACATCTTTTAAGAGTTTGGAGTTTCCTGCACCAGATCAAGTGCAGTAA